Proteins from a single region of Amblyomma americanum isolate KBUSLIRL-KWMA chromosome 10, ASM5285725v1, whole genome shotgun sequence:
- the LOC144108249 gene encoding solute carrier family 22 member 20-like, translating into MIPSLKQLLSNSQAATGEPELDVDQRDQGNTVNGHGDFQRLICCFSIVVLFVLQCHDTPFALVTRPVDHWCRPPSTFTDLSASKWKNVGIPVDEEGHHSECLAYAQPGQQPNDTETYECDAWDYDPIHAAHSARSFWDLVCRRSWLVPLGNAVYMSGALLVVPLAGYVADGGRLRPRLE; encoded by the coding sequence ATGATTCCCAGTCTGAAACAACTACTGAGCAACTCCCAGGCTGCTACCGGCGAACCAGAACTAGACGTCGACCAGCGGGACCAGGGCAACACTGTCAACGGCCACGGAGACTTCCAGAGACTCATATGCTGCTTCAGCATCGTTGTGCTGTTCGTTCTGCAGTGCCACGACACCCCATTCGCTCTCGTAACACGCCCCGTGGACCACTGGTGCCGGCCGCCATCAACATTTACCGATCTCTCGGCGTCCAAGTGGAAGAACGTCGGCATTCCGGTGGACGAAGAGGGACACCACAGCGAGTGCCTCGCCTACGCCCAGCCCGGCCAGCAGCCCAACGACACCGAGACCTACGAGTGCGACGCCTGGGACTACGACCCGATCCACGCCGCCCACTCCGCGAGGAGCTTCTGGGATCTGGTATGTCGCAGGTCCTGGCTGGTGCCCCTGGGGAACGCGGTCTACATGAGCGGCGCCCTTCTGGTCGTGCCCCTCGCGGGGTACGTGGCGGACGGTGGGCGTCTACGGCCTCGCCTGGAGTAA
- the LOC144108250 gene encoding uncharacterized protein LOC144108250: protein MTTAPYAVQAGHRHGVRVLILAYAWMLGFYSVSWSSRLRKGTTIGAVAVMLSAPSCVVVDLALTSLSRGRKETVVQRPLSTSFTSHTTFPPRAAMALLDTRSLCSPAFWATPCSCSPTAAPVCWS from the exons ATGACTACAGCCCCGTACGCCGTGCAAGCCGGGCACCGTCACGGTGTGCGCGTACTGATTCTGGCATACGCGTGGATGCTAGGCTTCTACAGCGTGTCCTGGAGCAGCAGACTGCGCAAGGGCACCACGATTGGTGCCGTGGCCGTTATGCTGTCCGCTCCGTCTTGCGTGGTCGTGGACCTGGCACTAACCTCTCTGAGCAG AGGGCGCAAAGAAACGGTTGTACAACGGCCCCTTTCCACAAGTTTCACCTCACACACCACATTTCCTCCTCGCGCCGCCATGGCTCTCCTGGACACCCGCTCCCTTTGCAGCCCCGCCTTCTGGGCGACACCCTGCTCGTGTTCTCCCACTGCTGCGCCTGTTTG CTGGTCCTGA